In one window of Pseudomonas sp. IAC-BECa141 DNA:
- a CDS encoding crotonase/enoyl-CoA hydratase family protein, which yields MSDLIAYHLEDGIATLTLSNGKVNAISPDVIAAFNAALDQAVVDRAVVIITGQPGILSGGYDLKVMTAGPKEAVSLVTAGSTLARRLLSHPFPVIVACPGHAVAKGAFILLSADYRIGVDGPFSIGLNEVQIGMTMHHAGIELARDRLRRSAFHRSVINGEMFDPQSAVDAGFLDKVVSAEELQGAALAAARQLKKINMTAHKNTKLKVRKALLETLDNAIIQDQEHLG from the coding sequence ATGAGCGACCTGATTGCCTACCACCTCGAAGACGGTATCGCGACCCTGACCCTGAGCAACGGCAAGGTCAACGCCATTTCCCCGGACGTGATCGCAGCCTTCAACGCGGCGCTGGATCAGGCAGTGGTGGATCGTGCCGTCGTGATCATCACCGGTCAGCCGGGCATTCTCTCTGGCGGCTATGACCTGAAAGTGATGACTGCCGGCCCTAAGGAAGCGGTGTCGCTGGTGACCGCCGGTTCCACCCTGGCCCGCCGCCTGTTGTCGCACCCGTTCCCGGTGATCGTTGCGTGCCCGGGACATGCCGTGGCCAAAGGTGCGTTCATTCTGTTGTCCGCCGATTATCGGATCGGTGTCGACGGCCCGTTCAGCATTGGTCTGAATGAAGTGCAGATCGGCATGACCATGCACCACGCCGGCATCGAGCTGGCCCGTGATCGCCTGCGTCGCTCGGCTTTCCACCGTTCGGTGATCAACGGCGAGATGTTTGATCCGCAAAGTGCAGTGGATGCCGGTTTCCTCGACAAAGTAGTTTCTGCCGAGGAACTGCAAGGTGCCGCCCTCGCCGCCGCGCGTCAGCTGAAGAAGATCAATATGACTGCGCACAAGAACACCAAGTTGAAGGTGCGCAAGGCGCTGCTGGAAACTCTGGACAACGCGATCATCCAGGATCAGGAGCATCTGGGCTGA
- a CDS encoding acetyl-CoA C-acetyltransferase, producing MTQALIFDALRTPRGKGKADGSLHSVKPVNLVAGLLSALQVRTELDTSQVDDVVLGCVTPIGDQGSDIAKTAVQVADWDVSVAGVQINRFCASGLEAVNLGAMKVRSGFEDLVVVGGVESMSRVPMGSDGGAWALDPQTNLHSHFTPQGVGADLIATLEGFSRQDVDAYALHSQHKAARARADGSFNKSLVPVQDQNGIILLDHDEFIRAESTLEGLGKLKPSFEMIGQMGFDATALRVYSHVERINHVHTPGNSSGIVDGAALMLIGSEAKGRALGLQPRARIVATAVTSTDPTIMLTGPAPATRKALAKAGLRVEDIDLFEVNEAFASVVLKFIKDMAVDPDKVNVNGGSIAMGHPLGATGCAILGTLLDELEARRLRYGLATLCVGGGMGIATIIERL from the coding sequence ATGACCCAAGCTTTGATTTTCGACGCGTTACGTACGCCCCGTGGCAAGGGCAAGGCCGACGGTTCGCTGCACAGCGTCAAACCGGTGAACCTGGTGGCCGGGCTCTTGAGCGCTTTGCAGGTTCGTACCGAACTGGACACCAGCCAGGTCGATGACGTCGTGCTCGGTTGTGTCACGCCGATTGGCGATCAGGGCTCGGACATCGCCAAGACTGCCGTGCAGGTGGCCGATTGGGACGTCAGCGTCGCGGGCGTGCAGATCAACCGCTTCTGCGCGTCAGGGCTGGAGGCGGTAAACCTGGGGGCGATGAAAGTGCGCTCCGGGTTCGAAGACCTGGTGGTGGTCGGCGGTGTGGAATCCATGTCCCGCGTGCCGATGGGTAGCGACGGCGGCGCTTGGGCGCTGGATCCGCAAACCAATTTGCACAGCCATTTCACACCGCAAGGCGTCGGCGCGGATCTGATCGCCACGCTTGAAGGTTTCAGCCGTCAGGACGTCGATGCCTACGCGCTGCACTCGCAGCACAAAGCCGCTCGCGCCCGGGCCGACGGTTCGTTCAACAAGTCATTGGTGCCGGTGCAGGACCAGAACGGCATCATCCTGCTCGATCACGATGAGTTCATTCGCGCCGAGTCGACCCTTGAAGGTCTGGGCAAGCTCAAGCCGAGCTTCGAGATGATCGGCCAGATGGGGTTCGACGCCACGGCATTGCGGGTCTACAGCCATGTCGAGCGCATCAACCATGTGCACACGCCGGGCAACAGTTCGGGGATCGTCGACGGCGCGGCACTGATGTTGATCGGCTCCGAGGCCAAGGGGCGGGCGCTGGGCCTGCAACCCCGGGCGCGGATCGTCGCCACGGCGGTCACCAGCACTGACCCGACCATCATGCTCACCGGCCCGGCGCCGGCCACTCGCAAGGCGCTGGCCAAGGCCGGGCTGCGGGTGGAAGACATCGACCTGTTCGAGGTCAACGAGGCGTTTGCCTCGGTGGTGCTGAAATTCATCAAGGACATGGCTGTCGACCCGGACAAGGTCAACGTCAATGGCGGCTCGATCGCCATGGGCCACCCGTTGGGGGCCACCGGTTGCGCGATCCTCGGCACCTTGCTCGATGAACTGGAAGCCCGACGCCTGCGCTACGGCCTCGCGACGCTGTGCGTCGGCGGCGGCATGGGTATCGCGACCATCATCGAACGCCTCTGA
- a CDS encoding 1-acylglycerol-3-phosphate O-acyltransferase — protein MLFVFRMLLMSLHFILAGILGVILGLCRPFNPDNSRLCARLYALPAMCILRLRVKADVGPLMNKPDSCVIIANHQSNYDLFVFGNVVPRRTVCIGKKSLKWVPLFGQLFWLAGNVLIDRGNAHKARRSMLTTTDTLQHKDTSIWVFPEGTRNLGEEMLPFKKGAFQMAIAAGVPIVPVCVSSYIKHMRLNRWHSGKILIRSLPAIPTAGLTMDDMPMLISQCREQMRECIDAMDRQLQAA, from the coding sequence ATGCTGTTTGTGTTTCGTATGTTATTGATGAGCCTGCACTTTATTCTTGCGGGAATACTCGGAGTGATACTCGGGCTGTGCCGGCCATTCAATCCGGACAACAGTCGCCTGTGTGCCCGCCTCTATGCATTGCCGGCCATGTGCATTTTGCGTCTGCGGGTGAAGGCCGATGTGGGCCCATTGATGAACAAACCCGACAGCTGCGTGATCATTGCCAACCACCAGTCCAACTACGACCTGTTCGTGTTCGGTAACGTGGTGCCGCGTCGTACGGTGTGCATCGGCAAAAAAAGCCTGAAGTGGGTGCCGCTGTTCGGGCAGCTGTTCTGGCTGGCGGGCAATGTGTTGATCGATCGCGGGAACGCGCACAAGGCGCGCCGTTCGATGCTGACCACCACTGACACCTTGCAGCACAAGGACACCTCGATCTGGGTCTTCCCGGAAGGCACCCGCAACCTGGGTGAGGAAATGCTGCCGTTCAAAAAAGGCGCATTCCAGATGGCCATCGCCGCCGGAGTGCCGATCGTTCCGGTGTGTGTCAGCAGCTACATCAAGCACATGCGCCTGAACCGTTGGCACAGCGGGAAAATTCTCATACGCTCGCTGCCGGCCATTCCTACCGCCGGACTGACCATGGACGACATGCCCATGCTCATCAGCCAGTGCCGCGAGCAGATGCGCGAGTGCATCGATGCAATGGATCGGCAACTGCAAGCCGCATAA
- a CDS encoding 3-hydroxyacyl-CoA dehydrogenase NAD-binding domain-containing protein: MTQAIRYEKGQDGIVLLTIDMPGQSANTMNAVYREAMAESVARLQAEKDDIAGVIITSAKKTFFAGGDLNELIKVGKPEAKAFYDMVLTLKGQLRTLETLGKPVVAAINGAALGGGWEICLACHHRVALDDASVQLGLPEVTLGLLPGGGGVVRMVRMLGIEKALPYLLEGKKVRPQQALQAGLIDELAADRDELLAKARAWILANPAAVQRWDVKGYQIPGGTPSNPKVAQMLAIAPSILRTKTQGTLPAPEKILCAAVEGAQVDFDTAHLIETRYFTELTTGQISKNLIGTFWFQLNEINAGGSRPQGFAPYVTKRVGVLGAGMMGAGIAYVSASAGIDVVLKDVNLAAAEKGKAHSAALLDKKVARGQMTAQQREAVLARIQTTESDTDLAGCDLIIEAVFEDRQLKAKVSAAAQQVVGADAVIASNTSTLPITGLATAVPDQGKFIGLHFFSPVEKMPLVEIIKGAQTSDETLARGFDFVLQIKKTPIVVNDSRGFFTSRVFGTFINEGIAMLGEGVSAPMIETEARKAGMPVGPLAISDEVSLSLMSHIRQQTAKDLQAEGKPLIEHPAFAVIDLLLNEYKRPGKAAGGGFYEYPLGGQKHLWPELKTRFEKADGQISPKDVRDRLLFVQAIETVRCVEEGVLTSTADANVGSIFGIGFAAWTGGALQFINQYGVKDFVARAQYLAEQYGERFAPPALLLEKAAKGELF; this comes from the coding sequence ATGACCCAAGCCATTCGTTACGAAAAAGGCCAGGACGGCATCGTCCTCCTGACCATCGACATGCCGGGCCAGAGCGCCAACACCATGAACGCGGTGTACCGCGAGGCCATGGCCGAAAGCGTCGCCCGATTGCAGGCGGAAAAAGATGACATCGCCGGGGTGATCATCACGTCGGCCAAGAAAACCTTCTTCGCCGGTGGCGACCTGAATGAACTGATCAAGGTTGGCAAGCCCGAAGCCAAGGCTTTCTACGACATGGTGCTGACCCTCAAGGGTCAGTTGCGCACCCTGGAAACCCTCGGCAAACCGGTGGTCGCGGCGATCAACGGCGCGGCGCTCGGCGGCGGCTGGGAAATCTGCCTGGCCTGCCACCACCGCGTGGCCCTGGACGATGCGTCGGTACAGCTCGGTTTGCCGGAAGTGACCCTCGGGCTGTTGCCGGGCGGCGGTGGCGTGGTGCGCATGGTGCGCATGCTCGGTATTGAAAAGGCTCTGCCATATCTGCTCGAAGGCAAGAAGGTTCGTCCGCAACAGGCATTGCAGGCAGGTTTGATCGATGAGCTGGCGGCGGATCGCGATGAATTGCTGGCCAAGGCCCGGGCCTGGATTCTGGCCAATCCTGCGGCCGTACAGCGTTGGGATGTGAAGGGCTATCAGATCCCCGGCGGTACGCCGTCGAACCCGAAAGTCGCGCAGATGCTGGCGATTGCGCCGTCGATCCTGCGCACCAAAACCCAGGGCACGTTGCCGGCGCCGGAGAAGATTCTGTGCGCGGCGGTGGAAGGCGCGCAGGTGGATTTCGACACGGCGCACCTGATCGAAACTCGTTATTTCACTGAACTGACCACTGGCCAGATCTCGAAAAACCTGATCGGCACCTTCTGGTTCCAGCTCAATGAAATCAATGCCGGCGGTTCTCGGCCGCAGGGTTTTGCGCCTTATGTGACGAAGCGTGTGGGCGTCCTCGGCGCGGGCATGATGGGCGCGGGAATCGCCTATGTCAGCGCGTCGGCCGGGATCGACGTCGTGCTCAAGGACGTCAACCTCGCGGCTGCGGAAAAGGGCAAGGCGCATTCGGCGGCGTTGCTGGACAAGAAAGTTGCTCGCGGGCAGATGACTGCGCAACAACGTGAAGCTGTTCTGGCGCGTATCCAGACCACTGAAAGCGATACCGATCTGGCAGGCTGCGATCTGATCATCGAGGCGGTGTTCGAGGATCGTCAACTCAAGGCCAAGGTCTCGGCAGCGGCGCAGCAAGTGGTCGGCGCCGACGCGGTGATTGCTTCCAACACCTCTACCTTGCCAATCACTGGTTTGGCGACCGCAGTACCGGATCAAGGCAAGTTCATCGGCCTGCACTTCTTCAGCCCGGTGGAAAAAATGCCGTTGGTGGAAATCATCAAAGGCGCGCAAACCAGCGACGAAACCCTCGCACGCGGGTTCGATTTCGTACTGCAAATCAAGAAAACCCCGATTGTGGTCAACGACAGTCGCGGCTTCTTCACTTCGCGAGTATTCGGCACCTTCATCAATGAAGGCATTGCGATGCTGGGTGAGGGCGTCAGTGCGCCGATGATCGAGACCGAAGCGCGCAAGGCCGGCATGCCTGTCGGGCCGCTGGCGATCTCTGACGAAGTTTCCCTCAGCCTGATGAGCCATATCCGTCAACAAACGGCCAAAGACCTTCAAGCAGAAGGGAAACCGCTGATTGAGCACCCGGCGTTTGCCGTGATTGACTTGCTGCTCAACGAATACAAGCGGCCGGGCAAGGCCGCGGGAGGCGGTTTTTATGAGTACCCGTTGGGTGGGCAGAAGCATCTGTGGCCCGAACTGAAAACCCGCTTCGAGAAAGCCGACGGGCAGATTTCGCCGAAGGACGTGCGTGATCGACTGCTGTTCGTGCAGGCGATTGAAACCGTACGTTGCGTGGAGGAGGGCGTGCTGACGTCGACGGCGGATGCGAACGTCGGCTCGATTTTCGGTATCGGCTTCGCGGCATGGACGGGCGGTGCGCTGCAGTTCATCAACCAATATGGGGTGAAGGACTTTGTCGCGCGGGCGCAGTACCTGGCGGAACAGTACGGTGAGCGTTTCGCACCGCCAGCGCTGCTGCTGGAGAAGGCTGCGAAAGGCGAGTTGTTCTAA
- a CDS encoding glycine zipper domain-containing protein: protein MRLTLPALVLGLLVAQGAMAGDGTAALGGGLGGALGNVVGQKMGGSTGAAIGAGVAGAAGSALAAKKGARTKAAIGGGVGAAGGSVIGNSLGGKTGATIGAGLGGAAGGAVGSNLSKGHKRH from the coding sequence ATGCGTTTAACTCTGCCTGCTCTGGTTCTGGGGCTTCTGGTTGCTCAAGGTGCGATGGCTGGCGACGGTACCGCCGCATTGGGTGGCGGTCTGGGCGGCGCTCTGGGTAACGTGGTTGGTCAGAAAATGGGCGGCAGCACCGGTGCAGCGATTGGTGCTGGTGTGGCGGGTGCGGCCGGCAGCGCATTGGCTGCCAAGAAAGGGGCTCGTACCAAAGCGGCCATTGGCGGCGGTGTCGGTGCGGCAGGCGGTTCGGTGATCGGTAACAGCCTGGGCGGCAAGACCGGCGCCACCATCGGTGCTGGCCTGGGCGGCGCAGCCGGTGGCGCGGTGGGCAGCAATCTGTCCAAGGGCCATAAGCGTCACTGA
- a CDS encoding DUF6896 domain-containing protein → MTERDSTLEDLITDFLYKVDIGTKLLEENFGTRNILRLWRSNQIKRCGKITDTVEYELHGVGCAIHFPTESVDFDYGSNNRIDGFDIWRLYIYASDRPLKYKKYCDKNELEKEFNEYLALHKIEKMSASDNLYILKKPE, encoded by the coding sequence ATGACAGAACGAGACAGCACCCTTGAAGATCTAATAACTGACTTTTTATACAAAGTAGATATCGGCACGAAATTGCTGGAGGAAAATTTTGGCACTCGAAATATTCTGAGGTTGTGGCGCTCCAATCAGATAAAACGATGCGGAAAAATAACAGATACAGTGGAATACGAACTGCACGGTGTCGGATGCGCTATCCACTTCCCTACAGAGTCTGTGGACTTCGACTACGGATCAAACAATAGAATCGACGGCTTTGATATTTGGCGCCTCTACATTTACGCCAGTGACAGACCTTTGAAATACAAAAAATACTGCGACAAAAACGAACTAGAAAAAGAATTCAACGAGTATTTGGCGTTACATAAAATAGAAAAAATGTCTGCTTCGGATAACCTGTACATCCTCAAAAAACCAGAATGA
- a CDS encoding amidotransferase, whose protein sequence is MSLRICILETDILRPELVDQYQGYGQMFQRLFSQQPIAAEFTVYNVMQGDYPSDDLTFDAYLVTGSKADSFGTDPWIQTLKQYLLTRYERGDKLLGVCFGHQLLALLLGGKSERATQGWGVGIHNYKLAAKAPWMSPVREELTLLISHQDQVTALPENATVIASSDFCPYAAYHINDQVLCFQGHPEFIHDYSRALLDLRQEALGEQVYSKGVASLEHQHHGTTVAEWMMRFVAHKPTAA, encoded by the coding sequence ATGTCGCTACGCATCTGCATTCTGGAAACCGACATCCTGCGTCCGGAACTGGTCGATCAATATCAGGGTTACGGGCAGATGTTCCAGCGCCTGTTCTCGCAGCAACCGATCGCCGCCGAGTTCACGGTCTACAACGTGATGCAGGGCGATTATCCGAGTGATGACCTGACCTTCGATGCTTACCTGGTGACCGGCAGCAAGGCCGACTCGTTTGGTACCGATCCGTGGATCCAGACACTCAAGCAATACCTCCTGACCCGTTATGAGCGCGGCGACAAACTGCTGGGCGTGTGCTTCGGCCATCAGTTGCTGGCACTGCTGCTGGGTGGCAAGAGCGAGCGTGCTACGCAAGGTTGGGGCGTCGGCATTCACAATTACAAACTGGCGGCCAAGGCACCGTGGATGAGCCCGGTGCGCGAAGAGCTGACGCTTTTGATCAGCCACCAGGATCAGGTGACGGCGCTGCCGGAGAACGCAACGGTGATTGCTTCCAGCGATTTCTGCCCGTACGCGGCGTACCACATCAACGATCAGGTGCTGTGCTTCCAGGGACATCCGGAATTCATTCACGACTATTCGCGAGCGCTGCTGGATCTGCGTCAGGAAGCGCTGGGCGAGCAGGTCTACAGTAAGGGCGTGGCCAGTCTGGAACATCAGCACCACGGCACCACCGTGGCGGAATGGATGATGCGCTTCGTGGCGCACAAACCGACCGCTGCTTGA
- a CDS encoding YbjQ family protein: MIISTTHSIEGRQITAYLDIVSAESVQGVNVIRDMFAGMRDFFGGRSQTLERALKEARVQATDEIKERARALQADAVVGVDFEISMPAGKGGMVVVFATGTAVKLR; this comes from the coding sequence ATGATCATTTCTACCACCCACTCCATCGAAGGCCGGCAAATTACGGCTTATCTGGATATCGTCAGTGCCGAGTCGGTGCAGGGCGTGAATGTGATTCGCGATATGTTTGCCGGGATGCGGGACTTTTTCGGCGGGCGTTCGCAGACGCTGGAGCGGGCGTTGAAGGAGGCGCGTGTTCAGGCGACTGACGAGATCAAGGAGCGCGCGCGGGCTTTGCAGGCGGATGCGGTGGTCGGGGTGGATTTCGAGATCAGCATGCCGGCAGGGAAGGGTGGCATGGTAGTGGTGTTTGCGACCGGCACGGCGGTCAAGTTGCGCTGA
- a CDS encoding magnesium and cobalt transport protein CorA, protein MGRVVAAAVYSAGKKVTNISLDEGAAWAAKTGHFVWIGLEEPNAQELSNLQRQFNLHELAIEDALEKHSRPKLETFGDALFIVTYSPVREHGILQFIETHIFAGKGYIITARNGHSASYAHVRQRCEARPLLLEHGEDFVLYALLDFVIENYQPVGEAIHAEIDELERNVLCSALNEHDIQKLHGLRRDVLRLRRYAAPMVEIGEELQKLSFPFIDKNMRPYFRDVQIHVNRQMEDLTTLADIASQTIEIGVLLEASRQSVVQRKFAAWAAILAFPTAVAGIYGMNFQNMPELSWHYGYFGVLGFITVGCVSLWASFKKSGWL, encoded by the coding sequence ATGGGTCGAGTTGTTGCTGCTGCGGTTTACAGCGCCGGTAAGAAAGTCACCAATATTTCCCTCGACGAAGGCGCGGCCTGGGCCGCCAAGACCGGCCACTTCGTCTGGATCGGCCTCGAAGAGCCGAACGCTCAGGAACTGTCCAACCTGCAACGCCAGTTCAACCTGCACGAACTGGCCATTGAAGACGCCCTGGAAAAGCACAGCCGGCCGAAGCTGGAAACCTTTGGCGACGCGCTATTCATCGTCACCTACTCGCCGGTGCGCGAACACGGAATTCTGCAGTTCATCGAAACCCACATCTTCGCCGGCAAGGGCTACATCATCACCGCCCGCAACGGTCACTCGGCGTCCTACGCCCATGTCCGCCAACGCTGTGAGGCGCGGCCACTGTTGCTGGAACACGGGGAAGATTTCGTACTGTATGCGCTGCTGGATTTCGTCATCGAAAACTATCAGCCGGTGGGTGAAGCGATCCACGCCGAGATAGATGAACTGGAGCGCAACGTGTTGTGCAGCGCACTGAATGAGCACGACATCCAGAAGCTTCACGGCCTGCGTCGCGATGTCCTGCGTTTGCGTCGATACGCCGCGCCGATGGTGGAAATCGGCGAGGAACTGCAGAAGCTGAGCTTCCCCTTCATCGACAAGAACATGCGCCCGTACTTTCGCGACGTACAGATCCACGTGAACCGGCAGATGGAAGATCTGACCACCCTGGCCGACATCGCCAGCCAGACCATCGAAATCGGCGTGCTGCTGGAAGCCTCACGCCAGAGCGTCGTGCAGCGTAAATTCGCTGCGTGGGCGGCGATTCTGGCGTTCCCGACGGCGGTGGCCGGGATTTACGGGATGAACTTCCAGAACATGCCGGAGCTGAGCTGGCATTACGGCTATTTCGGCGTGCTGGGATTTATCACGGTCGGCTGCGTGAGCCTGTGGGCAAGCTTCAAGAAATCCGGCTGGCTATAA
- a CDS encoding glycine zipper domain-containing protein, producing MRLTLSALVLGLFVAQGAMAAGDGTAAVGGGLGGALGNVVGGQLGGSTGAAVGAGVGGAAGSAVGANKRNRTEAAIGGGLGAAGGSVVGNSLGGSTGSTIGAGLGGAAGGAVGNNLGDDGGKSHSGGGHKHKYKHKNRHR from the coding sequence ATGCGATTGACATTATCCGCATTGGTTTTGGGATTGTTCGTGGCCCAAGGTGCCATGGCCGCCGGCGATGGCACTGCCGCCGTGGGTGGCGGATTGGGTGGCGCGTTGGGCAATGTGGTCGGCGGCCAGCTCGGTGGCAGTACCGGCGCGGCGGTAGGTGCAGGCGTTGGCGGTGCGGCCGGCAGTGCCGTTGGAGCGAACAAACGCAATCGTACGGAAGCCGCCATTGGCGGCGGCCTCGGCGCCGCAGGCGGTTCAGTGGTCGGCAACAGCCTCGGTGGCTCGACCGGTTCGACCATCGGCGCAGGGCTGGGTGGCGCGGCGGGTGGTGCGGTCGGTAACAACCTGGGTGACGATGGCGGCAAGTCGCATTCCGGTGGTGGCCACAAGCACAAGTACAAACACAAGAACCGTCATCGTTGA